CATGGCCTCCCCCTTCTCTTTTGTTCATGCAGACATTTACATATCAGTAGTGTCCTATACCCACAATGTGGCCGCAGATGGGATGTACATCGCCACGGTGAGCACAACCGTAGAAACCAGCAACCCAGAAAAAGAAGTGCAGCCCGGGCTGGAGCTCATTGAGCCCATCATGCAAAAGTACGTTTCACTCGGGTCTTTAAAACCTTAACTGATACACTTtgctttttatgtttgtgtgagtaAAATTACCAGCCTTTAATGATTGTTCTTTTCTTTCCGTGGTCACAACTGTTGACTGATTGACTTTACTTGGCATGCAGATTTGTTTCCATCAGCAAGCGGTTGATTCCCAAAGACGATGGAAGAAACAATCAGGTAATGATGGTTTTCCCACAGCTGCACACCAGATTGAACAATATATTTCTGAGGACTTTTCTTTACAAAAACAATGGGGGATGGTGGTCTGTCCAGTGTGAGTGACTTTTGTGATTTTTCCTGTCTCTTCTGTCCTTTTTAGATATTTGTGTCCTGCTCATACGATGCAACAAACCACTTTGATAATGAGTGTGAGGACATCAAAGATATGTACCGCAGAATCACAGGAACAGAGTTAAACATCGGAGGATCACACAGACACCAGTCTCACACAGACTCTGATGATGACTGAGAAAGACTTTTGACATCAAGACCAAATGATTTATCAACCAAGAGGTCATAAGAACAAAAACGTGTAAGATTTTACTCCACAGTTGTAAAGCAGAGGGTGTTATGTAGTATGTAGTATGACTTTGGTTTTGGCACAAACTCTACATTTGGTGAATATACTCTAGAAATGGTGATTATCCCTTTTTGCCTCTAATGGGTTCACTGTAATTTCTCCTGTGTGTGAAATCCTGTAAAGCCCAACTCATGAAGTTGagtaactgttttgaaaacagcCCTTAAGCCCTTGCACCCCTTCAACTTCCCACTGAATTTGTACTGTCACCTGCATACTATTGCATTTGTTGTGGTATGAGACAGGATAATATCCTGAGTAGCTCCTGAGCAGTAAACCGACAATATTGGCTGTTGTGGCAATCAATACTTGTGgcaatttgattttgttttcctcccAGTAGTCTGGAAATTATACTTTTTACACGTATACAAACTGTAAGAAGAATAATTGTATGTtctttgttgtgtttatgtgtgttatgtttgtgtgtgtgttctggtatcacttttaatttgtatttctaCCTGTTTGCAATTATCAATAAAGAGTAAGCATAACGCACTCTAGGAGCACATGATGCCACAGGTTGatggcaaaacaaacaaaaataaacaactaaCAAAATCACAGAGTTGgtatttaaaaaattaaaatattttataattaaaacatttctttaGCTAGTAGAGACTACCTTATATTCaacatgtttgtgtgactgtgtttatATACAATTCTATTTGACCAATCAATTTGTCCATGGGTCTTATTCCAAATGTACTGACCACAAATTCTTAACCGGCACCaatttgactgaaaatgttCTGTGATTTTTCATCAACAAATCCATCAGTCCATCTACTTTtcagcagtgaggctgaggcAGTCTGACAGAAGCTGCTCAGTATCTGGAATTGAGACGGACGATTAGAGATGGATCACTGCGATGTGTGAAGGATTTGTGGATTCTCTTATCTACGGAGCTTATGTCTGAGAAGGACAACGCCATTGCAATTACGTCATACACTTTGCTGCATAGACGGCTTGTCGGTGGCAGCACTGCTGGAggcagaggacagacagagagattaaAGAGGCTTATCCAAATGAAGGACAGTCGCCACCACCTTGGGTAGAAGGTTGTAATATATTAACACACAAAGCATCTTTCCTATTTTACACTTGCTCTTTTATTTTGATTCCTGTTAGCTGTTGCACATAAAGTAGCTACTCTGCCTGGTGTCCatctaaaataataaatatacaaaGTAGGTTCACTTATACATTTATACAAtgcaagaaaaacataaaaccttCCTTGCTTAACACATTAAATACATTGATCCTCTCACACTTTTGGGTTAGTTTTTATTGCATGTAGAGCATTCTAATTTTATATACATTACACAGTTTATCTATACAAGAGTACAATTGCATTTTATTACAGTACCACGCTCCACCATTGGCatcctcatcacacacacacttatttctACACCCAGACTTTAAAGCACTGGTTGTCAACCTTTTAAATATCACAGCACACAATTCCCATGTACAATCAATAACTGAACTTATTAGTTATACATGGGAATATCTTAAAGTTGTGACAGGAGACCCAATATGGTCATAGAAAGAGGGGAATTTCATCACAATTACATGAAATTAACATCATATTTTTGCTGTTACATTTGAGCAAAATCCCCAGGCACATCCAAGCTCACTGCTCAGGACACTAGGTGACAACCGTTGCTTTAAGCACATTgatgtataataataatctttgtTACAAAATATTATAATGGTTTCTTCAGTCTTGCGTGTCACAGAGCTTGCTGCTTTGTGAGCTTTGTCACAGAATGAGAATGGCCGCCACATAGGGCCAAAAATCATTCATGAACCTCTAAAATCTATCTGAGCATATCAGTCCTtggtatttttgtttgtatCAGAAAACCTATTCCTGTGTTAGCTCCAGTGCTGTGCTAATGGGGGGAGGGATTAGACCAGCAGCTGCCACTCGTCGTTCACTGGTCAGGAAGTTGAAGGTTGCACATGCATTTGGCTGGAAAACAGtagaggaaaaaagacagatagagatgcAAGTTAGGGCAGTACAACTAGTTTAACTAGCATTGTGGGCATTGTGTGCACTTTATTACACTGAGACACTGGGGATACTTTACCGTGTCTTGCACCTCCACAGAAATGCCTTTACTCTTCAGTAGGGCCAGGACTCCGGGATTAATACGTTCCACGCGTGCGCCTGTGCCCAGCACAAGAATCTCTGGATGGAACATAAGAGGATAAGACAAATGACATGCATTAGGTATTGTCTTTCTGCAAAATCTGCCATCGAAATTGgtgcgttgtttttttttacctattcGTGGTTCGAGCATGTGGAAAAGTGAGACACTCTCTTCTGTGATGTCTTTATGAGTGCCAACctgcagaaggagagagatgtgaggcaataaaaaaagacacacagctgtctaAAATGAGTGCAAAGCAGCATACGACACAACAAACTGGTAGGTTGGACAGTTATCTCACATTCCACTGCAGGATAGCGGGAGGAAGCACAGCACAAGGCCCAAACACTCTGTTGCCATCGATGTTGAATCCTGTGGAGCTGTAGCTGTGGATCATGACCTCGCTGCCCGACTCCTTCTTCATGACCGACACGGTGGTGCGCTGGTACATCTCATCATCACTGGGACCAAGTCTGTGAGCACGAGACAGAAATGGGctggaacaagagagagaaaagagagatagacTTAGTTAGCATCAAAACCATATTAAGTAGACATGGCACATCATGTTctagtatattattattactactattacatAACCTGCCAAAGGACCTGTGGGCATGAAATGGCCTCTATAAAAAGGATGTGCTGCAGTATTTACAGTGCAGGCTCTTTCTCTATACATTCTCCATGACTTCAAATTTAACAAAAACCAGGCTGCATTGCAGAATTGCTGCCATACGGTGTCGTTTTTAGGCCAAGAATCTCCCTGATGCCAAACTACTGACAGGACTGATAGCCAAACGCCTTGGGCCTGTTTCTGCAGAGAAGAGGCAGTGAAGAAAGAAATGTTTCTGCTTGCCTAAGCAGCCATGGCAAATTTTAAGATGTTTTCCCCACTTTTTTCGTAGAGATAATTACTCGAGAGATGATACTTCATTAAACATAATACCTCATCTATCTGTCACTTTCTGCTTCAAGACAATGTACAAATCTGTGTTAAGGTACCAATGACAAATGATGTATCACAAGTCTTTTTTCAGTATATTACACCCTAAAGCTGAAACAACTGACCAGGTTCAGCTATTCTTGCTAACTCATCAGCTGGTTTGTAAAGCAGCATAGCAAAAGAATTATGAGGTGCCATCGCCTGATGTGCCGCAGTGGGACAGTGTGCATGTAATGAGTCCACCAGATGGAGCCAGTAATGCCATGTGACAGTCCAGCACCTTCAGCACCCAGGTGGCATCCAGCCAGA
This DNA window, taken from Centroberyx gerrardi isolate f3 chromosome 5, fCenGer3.hap1.cur.20231027, whole genome shotgun sequence, encodes the following:
- the ndufaf3 gene encoding NADH dehydrogenase [ubiquinone] 1 alpha subcomplex assembly factor 3, whose protein sequence is MASAVCARFLLQRSTQGFPFSSRAIPAFSSPFLSRAHRLGPSDDEMYQRTTVSVMKKESGSEVMIHSYSSTGFNIDGNRVFGPCAVLPPAILQWNVGTHKDITEESVSLFHMLEPRIEILVLGTGARVERINPGVLALLKSKGISVEVQDTPNACATFNFLTSERRVAAAGLIPPPISTALELTQE